One part of the Bicyclus anynana chromosome 8, ilBicAnyn1.1, whole genome shotgun sequence genome encodes these proteins:
- the LOC112045924 gene encoding uncharacterized protein KIAA2013 homolog produces MERTNNNISDMSRRAGEVFRRINRIFDGPLTRKKLVILILVLIFLLLYIGPTVLNSLFNSEGSLTSNQNVCHRTFLSPFQDAISEYDAYLRLESAATLSTLSHNYVPYVGNGYLGLTLEHDSHLNIKYGRTLSLPLYYHPLYIIDDLDMKESTLVDYKNGIVHRFQCSSTGIHISYKYYAHRTIPSLFVQDILINNPLNVAKSFHVTTPRLSDWPTSVKQTVKLHQGVDKKEYEVVTGMIALPESENVVAVSVVCRKMSSIIQVEARDGLDLLIFTTVQYSKPIKRADYAKQKDIVEKQAIDEMEKVIALTGDRVAVRNLRENHARVWQGLWYTGFYISDSKASGVINGDRINATIYTILSQVRSYEHEEHIKPARKSEILRTLTYSEGCYEGHSTLDAYNLWKPLNSLTNLDSVASVWLLTLEKQGCHNLLRAGASGVNQAMILSFGSFRFSNQHLEYNIHPSKLHRDFLFRRLNYGNMTHVNISVILQEDNKAAIFVALDRSDKTYYACDAGCLDSPVQLGPYRKYFPVKLTEPLTAILYVTADKQHMEDLRHAIHVKEVVEAPAHENHVIALHKHGHSLGGLNPLFWISIIVLIVMFHLFLCRIIMNEFCDSGTNISYKRLYNKA; encoded by the coding sequence ATGGAAAGAACAAACAATAACATCAGCGATATGAGCCGCCGAGCCGGAGAGGTTTTTAGGCGTATCAACAGAATATTCGACGGTCCGTTGACGAGGAAGAAGCTTGTTATACTTATCCTCGTGCTAATCTTCCTGTTACTCTACATTGGACCCACTGTCTTGAATTCTCTCTTCAATTCCGAAGGTTCGTTGACAAGTAACCAAAATGTATGTCATCGGACCTTCTTGAGCCCATTTCAAGACGCTATTAGTGAGTATGATGCTTATTTAAGACTAGAATCTGCAGCGACGCTGTCTACGTTAAGCCACAACTACGTCCCATACGTGGGCAATGGTTATTTAGGTCTAACATTAGAACACGATTCACATTTGAACATAAAATATGGAAGAACCTTATCTTTGCCCCTTTACTATCACCCTCTGTATATAATAGATGATTTGGATATGAAGGAATCGACGctagtggattacaaaaatggAATTGTACACAGATTTCAATGTAGCAGTACAGGTATACATATATCATATAAGTACTATGCTCACAGGACTATCCCCTCACTGTTTGTGCaagacattttaattaacaacccattgAATGTTGCAAAGTCTTTCCATGTCACCACACCGAGGTTGTCAGATTGGCCCACATCTGTCAAACAGACTGTAAAGCTCCACCAAGGAGTTGATAAAAAGGAGTATGAAGTGGTTACAGGTATGATCGCATTGCCAGAGAGTGAGAATGTTGTTGCAGTATCTGTTGTGTGCAGAAAGATGAGCAGCATCATACAAGTCGAGGCCCGAGATGGTTTAGATCTCTTAATATTTACTACAGTGCAGTATAGTAAACCTATTAAGAGAGCTGATTATGCAAAACAAAAAGATATAGTAGAGAAACAAGCGATAGATGAAATGGAAAAAGTTATAGCGTTAACTGGAGATAGAGTCGCAGTGAGAAATTTGAGAGAGAACCATGCTAGAGTATGGCAGGGGCTTTGGTATACTGGCTTCTATATATCTGACTCTAAAGCCAGTGGTGTTATCAATGGAGACAGAATAAATGCTACAATATATACTATACTTTCCCAAGTGCGAAGTTATGAGCATGAGGAGCATATCAAACCTGCTAGAAAGTCTGAGATCCTTAGAACTTTAACATACTCTGAAGGTTGTTACGAAGGACATTCCACATTAGACGCATATAACTTATGGAAGCCTTTGAACTCATTAACAAACTTGGACTCTGTTGCAAGTGTGTGGCTTTTGACATTAGAAAAGCAAGGTTGTCACAATCTACTGCGAGCAGGGGCTAGCGGAGTCAATCAGGCCATGATACTTAGTTTCGGTAGCTTTAGATTTAGCAATCAGCATCTTGAATACAACATCCATCCATCTAAATTACACAGGGACTTTTTATTCCGTCGACTCAATTATGGTAACATGACTCATGTGAACATCAGTGTAATTCTACAAGAGGACAATAAAGCTGCTATATTTGTAGCCCTGGATCGCTCAGACAAAACTTATTATGCATGTGATGCAGGTTGCCTTGACTCTCCAGTCCAATTGGGACCATATAGGAAATATTTCCCTGTGAAATTAACAGAGCCTTTGACCGCTATACTGTATGTAACTGCTGATAAACAGCACATGGAGGACTTGCGGCATGCTATCCATGTGAAAGAAGTCGTAGAAGCACCCGCACATGAAAATCATGTGATAGCATTGCATAAACACGGCCACAGTCTAGGCGGCCTTAACCCATTATTTTGGATATCAATAATAGTTCTAATAGTAATGTTCCATTTATTCCTTTGTAggataataatgaatgaattttgtgATAGTGGCACAAACATCAGTTACAAGCGATTATATAATAAAGCTTAA